ggcgccacccctggttTGTGCTTCATTCCACTAAATTCAGCTTTCAATTCCGCCCTTTTGGCCTATTCGACGACTCCTTTTTTAACTCGACGAAGATCTCCAGGCACCACGTGATGCTGTAACAATTCCTATGATATTGTGCGAATATTGTCACGTTATGGCGATACAGCACTGATAATCGGATACTATACGTTTAGAACAAatcataaatatacaaatataatacctgtgttttaggcctatataaaagttaatttattaatgtaataattgtcctacatatataacattatataatatcaaTGTACAcataaatatactttttaacgtttttaaaatagtggtcaaggtcaaaggtcagtaaatgaTTAAAGActaaagtaatattaaaataatataatatatatttataacggtataaaaaaaaactataataaacTGCAGCGATAAACCCgagattaataaaattatataccGGTTAGGTCAAGGAAATCTACTGGAATAAGTCGACTCTACGATAGATTTTATGCATCTCATTAGaccacataataataattattataattataaagttaattaaaatactgttgTCAATGGTACATCATATTGTACAAAAAAGGATGAGAAAGAATCAAAATGATTAAATTCGCTCGGTTAGTTCAAACTGGAGCTTAACCTACACCATGAACATGTAGGTCCACTGTTTACACACATTACAGCAGCACGTTATAGAAGCTAATTCTTTGGTGTGTTTTAGTCTTTTGGtcttatttaatataaatgagAGCCCTTCAGAGTTGTGCCTCTAATAGGCACCAGTAATTAGACGGAACTACAAATCAATTGGCATCAACCAGTAATTTGTGTCCGCATTTAACCGAAAATTGATGCATATGAACCAGAGTTTAGActtatttattgtcttttttatattAGTCTTCGTTTCGATGTTTGCATGGAAGCTCAAGTagtacgtatgaaacgccatatgtgccaaaatatttatcgttttactaattttaggtcaaaactccgtctggacgAGAACCAGTCATGCAGAATGCAATCGTGTTTCCAGAGATTAGTAGTTAAATCAAAATCTTCAGAGTGGAGTCGTCTGCTGGGCAAGAGCATTGTAATTCTCCGAAGTTCGTTGTTTTTCTCTTCGCTTTAGAAAAAGCTCAATAGCCATAAAAATTAAAGGCACGATCAAGTAACTGGCAGACATGAAAAAAAACGCGTCGTTGTAACTGTTTGTCAAATCGTATAACCAACCtgaaatacaaacaaacaaaggtTAATATTATTGTGGAAAGGTTTGCTTgccgctgattactagctgcattatgggagtatgtttccatacgtgtttgatctggggtaataatgttcagcgcttagagaagcttgcttgtagagcgctatataataatgaactattattattattattataatatgcgATTTGTGATTCCAAAATGAAAGTAAAAAGGTCGAGGGATTTTCTGGCACTTCGGGATAACGAGCTATAAAGCTTTATTGGTCGAATTTCAAAACATTGGTAGACTCCGGGCTTCATGTTTGGTTcgcactaggacgcaacgcaagaacgtaaagctctgtctacactatcagactttatgtgacaacaaatgtgatttgcccatatatggacatgatgatgtcatatcactacatatttgagcatatcactaccatatatgggtacgGTCAaaacacttgcgttgcgcttacgtcattgacACGCATTTAAATCCTTGTTTTGATTGGAGGAGAATAAAGGCTTGTGACCTACCTGCTGCGAATCCTCCTATGACGCATCCTATTCCGCCAGGCACTTGTACGATTCCAAACGCTTGGTGAAAGTATTCATCTCCAACGAATACACGAACCATAACTGGAATAAGCGGCACATGAACACCGACGTTATATGCAATAACAACAGTCAAAATATATAGCAGCACTTTGGATGAACAAAACGGGTAGCCTAGCATTAAAAAGCAGTCTAATAAACATGATAGCCAAAATAAATGATACGTTGATATCCAATTGTACCTTATCGGTATACCGTGTGTAAGCCGACCAGTGATGCTACCAACTCCGTAAACAGACGCTATCAGAGCAGCCTCCGAGTCTGAAAACCCGTTATATGTCGCGTTAGCTACCATGTGCACTATGAACCCAACATAGCCCACAGACAGAAAAAAGTTCGCTATCAACAGCCCAGCAAACCGTGGAAACATGTAACATATAAGTAACTGCCCTTTTAGCGAACCGAAGATTGTAACTTTTGGTTGTGGTCGAGTTTCGAGGTCATCCAACGCATCTTCACTTTTATCATCCGTCAAGTAGCATTCGTTCTCTAATTTCAATTGTTTTGATTTCCGTTTACGAttcatttctgtttttatatttaattcctTATTAGCGAACTTCAGTAACAAGGCTATTACCAGACCATTGAGCGATATGCCGCTCACAATCATCAGAGCGCCGCGGAATCCATACAAATAACTGAGTTCCTTGCACAGAATTGGAAACAAGATGACCCCTACACCATTACCGCAGTAAACAATGCCGTTAGCCGTCGGTAGGTGTCTTTCGGGGAAAATACCCAGCAGTGGGATGATGTTGGTGAAAGTTAAACTGCAGCCTAGACCTGAAACCAATTGAAAACAAGAATAAATTGGGAACCATGGAcatctactgcagttactggaGTAACTGCactttttatacttttaaacCGATGCAATTGTTTAGTAGAAAGGCTTTTTTCGGTAATCATACAGTTCGGTAATCATACAGTTCAGTAATCATATACAGTTGCAGTGAGTGATTACGTCGTAAATGTTCTACATTAAAATAATCTAAAATCATATGTTGTGGCAATAGAAGGTGTCAGTATGTGTAGTATAATAAGTTTGACATGATCGCTCAACCTTCTTATTCCCCTGAGATTGTTTAAATCTTCACCGATACAG
This DNA window, taken from Antedon mediterranea chromosome 9, ecAntMedi1.1, whole genome shotgun sequence, encodes the following:
- the LOC140058561 gene encoding monocarboxylate transporter 12-like — encoded protein: MISQLKMKRLKLFLTLMGLPMILMFNIGLSLSFVPVFLVDFITYFQTGSAVIGAVSSLSLTVMCLSAPVTSFLGQRLGCRLTVCIGCCFTSVGFFFSSLVQNPWQLLISHSFITGLGCSLTFTNIIPLLGIFPERHLPTANGIVYCGNGVGVILFPILCKELSYLYGFRGALMIVSGISLNGLVIALLLKFANKELNIKTEMNRKRKSKQLKLENECYLTDDKSEDALDDLETRPQPKVTIFGSLKGQLLICYMFPRFAGLLIANFFLSVGYVGFIVHMVANATYNGFSDSEAALIASVYGVGSITGRLTHGIPIRYNWISTYHLFWLSCLLDCFLMLGYPFCSSKVLLYILTVVIAYNVGVHVPLIPVMVRVFVGDEYFHQAFGIVQVPGGIGCVIGGFAAGWLYDLTNSYNDAFFFMSASYLIVPLIFMAIELFLKRREKQRTSENYNALAQQTTPL